CCGGTGTCGGTGCAGAGGTGGAgcatcacacacgcacgtatcAAGCGGAAGTGTGCCATCATGAGGATttggggagggaggggcaggtCCGTGTCTGTGAAAGACAcaggggtggcggtggtgacgagTGTGTCTGCGCTGCTCACCTTTTCTGCGTCTCCGTCTCTGCCTGCAACTGCTATCGACAGGGAAGAGAAAGTGAGTGCACACCACCGGCGGGCCAGCacggggggaaggggagcaACAAGTTGGTTAGCCGATGCGTacgagcgcacgcgcggTTAATAGAAGACAACCCGAAGATGCGGAGGTCCGCCATCGCGATGGGGATGCGCCATGGCGGAGAGATGAAGACAACATACAcctatacacacacacacacttacacacacacacacacagagagagagagagagagagacaacgaATATACACGCACAGAACAGAATTACAAgtagaaaaaaaaacctgcagcagcggtgtcggcCCTACCGCACGgacaacaccaccaccacgaccaccacccGCTCTCAGTTGTACCGGGCAGCCACTGGCGCGACGTcgaccgctgccgttgcggccTCGTGATGGCGCCCCTGCTGGACTCGCTcacgccgctctcgctccaGCTCGTCGTCCTCCATGTTTTCTTCGCGTTCCTTGACGCGCATGAAGTTGATGAAGTCCTTCTTGCTAATAAAGCCCTCGAACTTCGAGTAGCGGCAGACGAATATGTGGTGGGTGCCGAGGGACTTGAACAGGTACAGTAACTTCTTCACGGAGCACTCCGGCTCTACCTGCAGCAGGCAGCTCTCCAGGATGCCCGTGAGGTCCACCTCGAGGAAGGTGGCATCGCGCGAGTGGGATGGCTTTGTCTTGAAGCGAATGTATGTGTTGAGGTTCATGTCACTGTtgcgcgccgcggccacTTGGAGGGCCCGCACAATCTTCTTTACAGGCGCGTATCCGAGCAGCGTCACGTCACTGAGCGACTCGACGACGGGGAAGCCGGTGACGTTCATCTTCGTGACGAGCTCGTTGATGtcgcgcacctgcagcccGTACGCCGTCAGGACGGTGAACTGCTTGTTCCCGTAGACGTCCTTGGCAACGAAGTCGAGATAAAACTCCTTCTTCGGGTCTAGATAGGGCAACTTGTTCTCCTCGATGCCGATCTCGTACGTGCCCTTCACCCCGACAGCCTCGCCGGCGGCCTTGGCGCAGAGTATGCCCACAATGACGGGCACCATGTACTCCAGCGAGCCCGTGAGCTCGAACATGATGATTGCTAGGCAGATGGTCATGTGGGTGACACCGGTCAGcatggccgccgcgccgacgATCGCGTACACGCCAGGGATGACGCACAGGTCCTGGTCGTAGCACTCCGTGAAGATGTACGAGCTTGCGTAGGTCTCCTGCAACGCGCGGAACATCATACCAAAGGCGCGGCCGTACAGAGCGCCGATCGTGAGCGACGGCACAAGGATGCCAGCGGGCAGGAAGGTGCCGACGGTGTATGCGAACATGGCAAACTTcgccgtggcggtgacgAGGAGCGAGAAGAAGGCGCGCAGGTCGCTGTCCTCGCACATCTCCATGGTGCCGCTTGGTGTGCAGTCCTGAAAGCAGTCGCCGAGGAGCTCCAGCATGCTACCGGAGCCGTAGGGCGTCAAGAAGTTCACGACACCGGTGACGGCAGCCACGACGGCGACCTCGACGATCCGCCACTGCCTCAAGTGCTTCTTGCGCCACCGGCCGACGTGCAGGTTCACGACGCTGAAGGTGGACCCCATGAACCCGCCGAAGCATCCGATCGCCGCAAACATGGGGAGCTCGAAGAAGTGCCAGTTGTGCTGGTAGTTGACACTGAACTGCACGATGCGGCCGGTGTGCCACAGATCCACGCGCGActggagcagcaccgccgtcacgcCGCAGATGAGGGCCGCCATGAGGGCCTTGAAGTTGTACGACGTGGAGACATCCTCCAATGCGAAGATGACCCCGCCGACGGGGGCACCGAAAGCAACGGCCATGCCACCGCCCGCGCCGGCGGTGATGAGCTCGCGCTCCTTGGCCTCCTGCTGGTAGCTCGGCAGGGCTCCGGAGATGATACCGCCGACGCAGGCGCCGATGTGGACGAAGGGGCCCTCCTTCCCCACGGTCAAGCCGGACCCTGTCGAGAAGCACATGCCCACCACCTTCGTGATCAGCGTCCAGCCACCAAGGTACCGCTTGACGTGGTGGCCCGACACGATCGTCTTCACCTCTGCAATGCCGCCACCAGAGGCGTAGGGGGCGTAGGTCTTGCACAGGTACGCCGCCGTGACGGCCGCCATGGTGGAGAAGCTGACGTACATGACGAAGTCCACAAAGGCCACGACATGGTTGTCGCGGCCGAGGAAGAACTCGCCCCACGAGTAGTACTCGCCACATTCCCGGCAGTCGACGCAGCACATGTTGCGGCCCAGCCAGAAGAAGTTCGCGCAAATACCAGAACGGAAGGCGCTCACCcagtgcgcacacgcgtcgcTGAAgacgccgaggcagccgAGAACGATGCCGCATGCCATGGCTGCAAAGAACGCCTCGCCCTCGGGGCTGTACACGGACCACTTGTCGCCGTACGACGAGGAAgccgcggctgtggcgctATGGCGGCGCCACATCGCCGCCCGCTCCGCTGCCTCCGTGTGGCTTCTGATGCAGTCGATCGTCGCCCAATCCGCCTCTGAAACATTCACGACCAAGTTCGTGATGCTCTCGTCGGCCCCGttgccagcgcctccgccgccaccgccgcctgctcgCGCCGTCTGCTCAGCCATCGGCAGCGAGGAGTGCATGAAAGTTAATACCGACACAAGAAGGCGTGTGTTACGGCGCTAAggcgaaaaggagagaggaggctTGTAATGTATACGGCGGCAACCcgtctgtgcgtgcacgtgtgtgtgcgtgtgtgtgtgtgtgtgtgtgtgtccgtggCAGGAATAGGGCAAGCTACGTGCTGGgacgcagcacacgcagctCACCAcccgtgcgtgcgtgcacagAGAGGAAGACAGGGAGAAAGAGCAGCTTAGGTGGGCGGTAGACGCACGAGAGCTCCGCCAGTGGGGAAGAGGAAAAAGGGCCAGAGGACAGGTGGGTAAGAAACGTCGCACCACCTACACGTCTGTGTATGAGTGTATGTGTTTGTAAGTGTATGCGACTTTATTATGTGTaagtgtgcgcgtgcgtgtgtgtctgcctgccTCTGAGCGCAAGACGAGCGAGAGGCAGGGGAGAGATGCAAGTTCCAGCAGCCAGGTCAAGGGCGtgcccacacgcacaaaaaTGGGTAAAGGAGTGAGGTTGGGGGGTCGCTCGACAGAATATGGGAAGAATAGACAGAGggccgccgtcatcgccgaCGTCGCGGCTGTGGTGGCGTCGGCTAGCGactgtggtggtggaggcacagacacacacttacacacacacacacacgtacgcgtgcgtgcgcgtgcgtgggtcAGTTGGCTGTCCCCCGCATAGTCGGTGGAGAAgaaagaagggaggagagaggggaggggttgtggaagagcagcagtagcagccCCGTAAATCGGGAGCTGGCAGTCAGGCCAGCACAAAACGGcggtgaggaggggggcatgacagagagagagagagagagagacacctCTACGCAGGTATCGATGTCTCTTGGCTAAACCATCCGAAGGCTTACGAggagcgcggcgcagcggcaacacGGGGAGGACACTAATGAaaaatgcacacacatacatacacacacacacacaccggtTTCGAGGCGCAGGCTCGGCGGATGAGAACGGCGTTGAGtgcctttcctccctctcacacATTCGCATCGCTAAATCCCCGTCTCCTCTGTGTCGCACATGTTTGCACTCTCTACTGCGCCCCTGCATCGCCAGCctcgcggcgcatgcgcttcAGGTGCTCGacgagctgcgcctcctggtgacggcggcgctcttCCTCGGTGCGGtgcttctccacctcctgCACGGAGCGGTcgaaggcgctgccgctgcctgcgccaccgcctgaGGTggtcaccgctgccgtggcctTTACGCCGAACGCGGCGGCGAACTTAGCGGCTGTCTTGGCGTTCtccgtctgctgctgcgccttcaGCCGGCGCTTGGCGGCGACGAGCAAGGAGTCGTAGAGCTCGCCGCACTCACGGTC
Above is a window of Leishmania major strain Friedlin complete genome, chromosome 1 DNA encoding:
- a CDS encoding putative CLC-type chloride channel (previous protein_id=AAC24628.1), which gives rise to MHSSLPMAEQTARAGGGGGGGAGNGADESITNLVVNVSEADWATIDCIRSHTEAAERAAMWRRHSATAAASSSYGDKWSVYSPEGEAFFAAMACGIVLGCLGVFSDACAHWVSAFRSGICANFFWLGRNMCCVDCRECGEYYSWGEFFLGRDNHVVAFVDFVMYVSFSTMAAVTAAYLCKTYAPYASGGGIAEVKTIVSGHHVKRYLGGWTLITKVVGMCFSTGSGLTVGKEGPFVHIGACVGGIISGALPSYQQEAKERELITAGAGGGMAVAFGAPVGGVIFALEDVSTSYNFKALMAALICGVTAVLLQSRVDLWHTGRIVQFSVNYQHNWHFFELPMFAAIGCFGGFMGSTFSVVNLHVGRWRKKHLRQWRIVEVAVVAAVTGVVNFLTPYGSGSMLELLGDCFQDCTPSGTMEMCEDSDLRAFFSLLVTATAKFAMFAYTVGTFLPAGILVPSLTIGALYGRAFGMMFRALQETYASSYIFTECYDQDLCVIPGVYAIVGAAAMLTGVTHMTICLAIIMFELTGSLEYMVPVIVGILCAKAAGEAVGVKGTYEIGIEENKLPYLDPKKEFYLDFVAKDVYGNKQFTVLTAYGLQVRDINELVTKMNVTGFPVVESLSDVTLLGYAPVKKIVRALQVAAARNSDMNLNTYIRFKTKPSHSRDATFLEVDLTGILESCLLQVEPECSVKKLLYLFKSLGTHHIFVCRYSKFEGFISKKDFINFMRVKEREENMEDDELERERRERVQQGRHHEAATAAVDVAPVAARYN
- a CDS encoding conserved hypothetical protein (previous protein_id=AAC24629.2), whose amino-acid sequence is MYNGVEAAAVKGTGLSGYVQRSRVNVLATGRVPAEEGAAVMEGGASINPLEQRRAQGENREMAARLESHRALREVRLGIMLYREEREAAGVDPVTIDRECGELYDSLLVAAKRRLKAQQQTENAKTAAKFAAAFGVKATAAVTTSGGGAGSGSAFDRSVQEVEKHRTEEERRRHQEAQLVEHLKRMRREAGDAGAQ